From the Lathyrus oleraceus cultivar Zhongwan6 chromosome 3, CAAS_Psat_ZW6_1.0, whole genome shotgun sequence genome, the window GGAAAAGAAATCGAGATTCAAGGAAGGTGATCAAGAAACAGAGATCTTAACTTCTAACAGAGGACGTGTAAATGTCTAACAGAGGAGATCTTAACTTCTAACAAAAGAATCAGATTCCATTCCCACAGACAATTCATTGCTATGTGGAGGAACCAGAATTGATCGGTGAACAAAGAAACAAAGCTTACTACATTGAACCTAAACTTCTCATGCGGTGGAGAGGGAGGGGTCTGTCTCTTTATTTTGAATATGAATCATTATACAATGATTTACACATAAGAGATGAAAATGAAATTTCTGCTAATGTTTAAATCAATAGAATTTACTTTATTGTCGCGTGTCAATTAAGTAGAGAAAAGAAGAAATGTGAAAATTTATCATTGAAGGCTAGCATGCTAAAGCAGCATCGAAACTAAAAAAGTTGTGGCCAAAAAGATCATCCAAATACATAAATCAAAATGGAGGACTTGTCCTAAAGGTCTTGTACATCTTCTCATGACTTTCTAATTCAGTTTGGGCCTCTAAGATATTACACTCAACGCTTTTCAACTTCATTTTCTCATCAGCAAGGCGATATATAATTGATTTAACTTCTTTGTTGAAAGATGTGATCTTATCTTTCTCTTGATCTTGCATCTCAACCATTTTAACCCTGTCACCTTGTAATTTTTCAAGTTTCCCTTTAAGATCAGCAATTTGAACATCTAGAGATTTGAGTTCTGTTTGGTGGTTGGTGAAGGAAGCTTTTGAAACCAGTATTTTCTGTCTTTTCCTCTTCAATTCTTGGTTATCTTCTTCAGTGCACTTTTCAGCTGTGTTTCGCTCTTTTTTCAAATTTTCAAGTTTATCAAACATTGTCACAACTTTATTGAGAAGGTTAACAATAACATTGACATGCTCTAATTGCCAAGAAGAGAACACGTCTGCATTGGCATCAATTCTCTCCTTGATGGAATTGAAGTTAACTTTCCGCGTGAACCCTTTTTTAAGATTTTCAACCAAGTCGTCTTTGAAGGCAATATCTCTCAATTCCTGAAGAAGTTGCTGAGGGAGGTTTGGATCCAGTTTCCTCGCTTCTAGTCCTAGGACAGAATGCTGAGATCGCAGTGAAATGCTGATTTCTTCTGATAAAACTTTGTCGATTACATCAATGACATCATCCTCTATCAAAGCATCAACTTCTTCCGAGTCTACTATGAACTCTGAATTGTTTCTTTTGCTGGAACTTTCATCTTTAGTGGTCTCAATGTCCACTTCTGACCGTTGAGCTGCAGTGTTTCTGTGAACATTCGCTTCCTCAGCTATAATGATTTTGTTTTGCTCCTCCATGATTTTTAATCTTCCGATTCTTTGGCTGAAGGAAGAATAAGGAATCTGGACAAGGAAAAATGTTCAGTTCAACTTAAGCCTAAAAAATAGACAAAAAAAAAAAGCAATTTTGATTTTTGAATCACATTGCCTTTAGTTAAAGGTCAAAAATAATACCTCATAAATGTGCACAAATTTCAAGTATGAAGTCACATCAGGAAAAGGAAAACGTTTCTTACAATCCATAGCCAAAGATTTCTGAAAGCATATAATATCACCATTTTCTAACTGCATTGCATTCAGAGATAAACAAATCAATAAGAAACCAAAGATAAAGAAATTGTGCATCAACTTATAGTGTATCGAACCTCGCTTGCTTTAAATGTAAGTTTCTTATCAACAGGTTCACACATTACATTTGGTTTAAACCGAATTTCCTGGACAACAATAGGCATAACTAAATTAGTAACAGAACAGTATTAAATTCACCCGCAGATCAAATAACAAGAAATAACGCAACAACATGCAATGATAATAATCTTTCATAGAAACTAGAACAACTGGAAAGGAAGAACTACAAACCTCATAAAGTTCAATCTCTTGCTCTGAGTCAAAACCAGCCATTTCATTTAATCTTGCTAAAATGTCGGATGGCTTACCCCTACTTTTCACAAAGAGCCTTCCAACATAACTGCAATCACATGAAATATGTTTCAAGCCAACTAAGATTCATCCTTTACCTAAGTTAAAATCACACAAGAAATTATTCAGTACCGTAATGTCTCTTTTTCAAAATCATACAACTTGAAGAAAAGTAATATATCATCCTTTTCCAGGTTAAGAAGTGCAACGGGACATAAATCCTATATAATAATACGGTTAGTCATGTTATcaaaatagtaaaaaaaatagTTATATAAATTTTACCCGCCCACGCTCCACTTCCAGAAAAAATGTTAATTTGTCTTCATTTTCTAAATCAAAATTTTCATGGTTTCCAACTGTCAACTGTCCAATCTGCaatttgaaatcaaaatgaaaaaaaaaacatcaaaatcataaaaaaaaataaaaaaaaattgatgtAACTCATTACAAGGACAAAACTAAGGGACCCAAAAACAAAACCAGTTGCAATTGATGAATATACATTTCACAAAAGGTCACAAACACACTCAACATAAAAAATAAAGGAGAGAAAAAGCTTCAAGAGATCCTATGAATTTACAGATCCTAATTCCTCAATGCATGTCAATGGCCGAGACGGACGAAAGGTCTGGTTTCGCCGCCATGCAAATACCCAAAAGCGCTGGAATTGAGCTGGTATGCCAAACACAGTAGCTAGCTTTTTCTACATAGTAAGAataaaacaaaacagaaaaatcaaACTATACATTATGATATATCTAATGGGATGAATACAATTTAtacaaataattaaataatagtGTTGATTaagatggtgatgatgatgatacCTTGAAATGATTAAATGTTGTAACCTTTGAAACATGGAAAGTTTTCACCTTGTCAGGGGCCACAAGATCAAAACATATGTTATTTCCAACCTGTTTTTCTAGGTCTTCATCTTGCACCACCTGACAAGTATTATATGTCAAATAAATATGAAGacacaaacaaaacaaatttCTAGGGAAGCAAACTTAGAACACCTTTATAATAGTGTAGTTGTGAGTCTCAAACATTTCTTCATTTTTGTGTTCTTTCTTCATCCTTTCGTGCATAAATCCGTTAGTACAATAGAAATCGAAAGTAAATGATAAACTGTAATAGTTCAAAAAGATTTTCACATGCAAAACTGACCTTTGTATCTATCGCCTGGAACGTGACCTTTGTAGTACTCTGGAAGACTCTATTTTATAGACTTCATTGCTCTCAGATAGAAGTAGTAAAATGTACTGTCTTTTGAACTTCTCAAATAATTAATCAAAAGTTTGGACTTCCTAACTTATGTATGGacttcttcattttctttattgCGATTTCTGGAAATTGAACTTTagaatataaaaaaaataaaaaaataaaatatatatatatatatatatatatatatatatatatatatatatatatatatatatatatatatatatatatatatatatatatatatatatatatatatatatattgatttGCTTAGCGAAATGACAAGTTCAATGTTCTTGGACTTGCTAACCGCACTTGTGTGTTTGGCTTAGCAGGTTGGTAATCGGTTATTAGCGGTTGGTAAAGAGTTACTCGTGAGAAAAATGAGTTTTTAGATTGTTTTTCATGCTTGTAATCGGTTATTCCTGAAAGTGTAAGAAAATACATAATTTGGAAATAACATAACTTGATGTCTACGACTCCGATTGAGGAGCGGTTTAAAGTGTTGGAAAGTAATGAATAAAGCTATCTTATGGTAATGTCTCGTGATGTTTCAAATGTGAGTTATGTGGAAAAGGATTAATTGTGTAAGTGTGAAGCTGGCGGAAATATACCCAAACGCATCACATACTCGAAGGTACAACAGAGTCGTcgtcgaactttatttattttcgAAGGAAAAGAAAAACATCGATAAAATTCGGGGgaagagaaatgggtaaggaagccggttatgcaagggaaatgtattagcaccccttacatcTGCTGTACTCAACGGAAACCGTTTTGATTCTTCTTTGTTTAAATGGGTGTTATTTAAAGATTACTCGCGAAAGACAAAGGAAAAAAGAATGGAATAGATAGAGTGatcggtgaggattagggccttcatgcctacgtatccttatagtaCAATAAGGAATTTAAAGCTTTGTAGTTCATAGAACCAGTGGTGGGAGAGGAAAGAAGAGTGATAACAaatatggtttgaaccaaagaatAATATGGTTTGACTCCAAAAAGGTATGAAATCTAAACCAGAGAGTAAAACTGACATTAACTAATATGTGGGGAGCCTAAGGCATGTAATCACTATATGGAATGACCGAAAAAAAAAGGGAATTAAATGTTTGGCATCAAGGAAAATATCTCTCGGTTCAAAGGCAGACACTAGATGGAGCTCAAAGAAATAATGTATTTGACTCAAAGAGAgagtatatcacatggagtgaatgaaggtagtaGGTATTGGATGAATGTAATAAATAGTGAATAATAGAAATGAATGAAGTGATTGAGAAAAATAATTACTGTAGAAAGAATTGAATGTAAAAGTGACTAAAGGGTATGGTGTGGAACCAAAGATAAGAGTATTATTGGAATCCATAAAGgaaatggtatttgaaacttaAGAGTAAAGGTGATATGAACCAATATGTGGGGAGCCTAAGGCATGTAACCACTGTATATGGTTGGGTCGAAAACAAGGACAACTAAGTGTTTGGCATCAAGGCAAACATCTCTTGGTACAAAGGTGGACAATTGTCCTAAAAAGGTATATATGGAATTCAAAAGAAAATGATATTTGGTTCCAAAGAGAGACAATATGTCACTGGGATGAATGGTTATGATTGAATATAGATCATGGATCATGAAAGATACGAGTGGAATACTAAGGCAGAAGAAAGAATAATTATGCTCGCCAAGGGTTCAAAACCTTGTGCttacgtattctcatcgtgcaatgagaaaatcagagctccgtagtttgtGGAACTAATGCGGAACAAGGACAAAAAGATTGATTTGATAAGACGTGATGAAAAATATAACTTTCACCAAAAGACAATGGTAGTATGGGAACCCACAAAGGTAAGTGAACTTTAAACTAAAGAGTAAACAGACATAAAGCCAGAAAacaaaggaattaagtgtttggcatAAAGGCAAACATCTCTTAGTTCATAAGGTGGGCACTGGAATTGCCCTAAAAGGGTATGTGGAACACAAAGTAATATGGTGTTTGATCCAAGGAAACAGTATATCACTGTAGAGGAACAAGAAATTTGAAACCAAAAGAGAATGGTATATTGAATCAATGAAGGAATAAACTCTCAATCGAAGAGGAAATAGGAATCAAGCCAGAAAACAAAGGAATTAATTGTTTGGCATTAAgacaaacatctcttggttcatGAGGATGGACATTGAAATTGCCCTAAAAGGATATGCATGAAATCCAAAAGGATAAGGTATTTGGTTTCAAAGAGAAGACACTAAAATACTACTGAGAGATGGTAATGATTGATGAACGGGAAAGAATAAATAAATGTGTTCGCCAAGGGTTCGAAaccttgtgcctacgtattctcatcgtgcaatgagaaagtcagagctccgtagttcaaaaCTAATGTGAGACAAAGACAATAAAAGATTGCTAAGGAAACAGAGATGATAATGAAAGATGAAGAAGACTTGGCAGTCATCGGATGTGAACCACATTAAAGTCTATGAACGAATGCAAATGCTTTGAATAGCTAAGGCTTATGCCCCGTATGCAAAGGCATTCTAGACAAGGGTAGGATAAGCTTCATTTCATCATTATTTGTTGCTTAAGACTCATGGCATGTGATATTCATCATGACTAACAAACTGCTAAAGAAGAATCTCCTTGCTACTCCTTAGGATGAAGTTACTTTGAAGAAGAAGATTTGATAATCGTTTGATTCACGTTGtattaaagtctatgaataaagacgaatgctttgaatagctagggtCTATGCCCCTTATGCAAAGGCACTCTAGAAAAGGGTAGGAGAAACTGCATCTCGTCATTCTTAGTTGCTTAAGACTCATGGCATACAACTTGAATCAATATTGACAAGTGTTGACATTTGTTGTGCTATGTATGCAATGTGAAGATCTTGCATTGATTTGAAGTCTTGAACTCTTGATCTTGGATCTTGAGGTCTTGAGGTCTTGAGCCCCTAAGGTCCAGTACAGcttaaacaaaagaaaattgCCCTATCAAGTAATCAAtggtcttttgatcacttgaatatGCTTGATGAATTAAGCACAATgcaaaggatttggttgatcaAAGTGAACTTTGATCAACACTAGTCAATGGGAAAAGATCAAATGATTTATGTATAATCTAATGAATGAATTACTCAGTCAAACTAAATCAACTGATCCTAAGCAAAACCCTAATCTAGGGGAGCATGAAAATCAATCAATCAACAAAATTCACATGAAGAATAAATGATCAATGAAGCTTAAACAAAAACCATAAGCTAAGGCATCATGCATTTTGAGATTTAAAATCCTAAGTATTAAGGTTAATGGAACAATTATGAATCAAAATCTAGTTGATAATTAAACAAACATATTTATCTAATTATCACTATCactaatcaattaaaaaatttaatatttcTAATCATATTCTATCAATTTTAAAATCTAATTATCATTAATCTAGCTAGAATTCTAAAAAAATCCAATCAAGCTCTAAAAactaattaatttaattaatttctAAAACCTAATCAAGTTTTAAAAACCGAATTATTCTTAAAATTCTATTTAACACCTAATCAAATTCTAAAATCTAACTAAATTAAATGACCTAACATTCTCTAATTAATACGATTAGAACTATAATTATCCTCTAATTTTATTCTAATCATAGCctaaaaataataagaaaaaaacTAGATGATTAATAAGTTAATGGAGGTGCAGGCCCAAACTTGGGGTATAGTGCAGAAAGAGGCTCATTTGGATGGGCCAAACGCCGATGGCCCAACTACCGTGACCTCAGGTGAGTTATGAGGGTGTATTGTGAAATTAGTATGCAGAAGTTTGTTTGGGCCTAAGGCCCAAACATCTAACCTGGAAAAGATATTGATCAAGTCATCTCCTTGTTCAACGTGTGAGCTGCAACAATAACGTGGAAACGCAGAAAGGAAGAGAAAACGCGCTCTGGAGAAAGCTCTTGCCACGATGTGATTCGCTCTTCTTGTCAACATCATCAATGGAATTCGATTCTTGGTTTAAACAAGAAGAAAATGAATCACAACAATGTGTACGCAACATCAAGAACTTGATAATAGCTTCTCAAAATCGCTTCTTACAAACGCCCCGAACACCACAACTCAGCTTCAATGCCCTCCGACGGTGCTCAACTTTGAATTGATTCCGGAAACGCGAAAAACAACGAAAAAACAAAGGGAAAATACACATAATCTAGCTCGAAGCACTTACCAGATCGATGTCGACTTCGCAGGTATGCACTTTTATCCTTCCTCGTTCTTCAATGCTTCTCTTCTTCTTCAATTTCTTCGAGATATTTATGCTTTTTCTCCCTCTGTTCCTCTTCTTTTTTGTTCTCCTTCTCTGTTCTTTTGAGTTTGTTGTGTACACGCGTGTGAGATTGTTGTTCTCTCTCTGTTGATGAGAGTGGGGGATTGAGAGAGAGTATCTGAGAGTAATGATTGCTTGTGTCAGAGAATCGATTGAATGAAGATGAAAGTCTCAGTATATAGGGTGTAGAATCAGATCAATTGAGGAAAGGAGTGAGGTATGGAGTTAGTTAGATTGAACTCACTAAGTTGATCCCAAACTCAGTTAGTTATTGGATTTTTACTCAGTTGGTTAAGAGTGAGAAGTTGGTTCAGTTAGGATTGGAAATTCGAGAAAAAAATGCCAGGTAAGGCAATCAGTTAGGAAAATCCATTTGGTTGAGTAAGTTGTAGTTTTTGTTAAATGAATGAAAGTTAGTTTAGAAATAGCTTTGTTGTTAACAGTAAGTTACTGTTTGGAATGTTATTGCTGTAAATTTTTCTATGCTAATTCATTGCTTGTTAGATGGAACATGCTACGTGTGAATGTTATTGGACTGTGACATCATGTGTAATTTTTAGTTGCTGCAGAAATTTGTTTACATGATGCTAAGTTGTTTCATTTTCCCTAGTTAAGTATGAACATGTTGCATAATTATCATGAACTTGTTTTGGCTGCTACAAGTTAATGGAATGATGGCCTGCTACGCTGCTACACTATTACTCATTGTTTTGCTTGGATGAAATTGTTCAGTCTTGTCTGTGTTGctctgtcgcggcgggatttttgAATGTAAGATATTGGGTTATCTTGACTCAATTGAATCACTAAAACAAGAGTTACCACCGAACTTTATTGTATCCAAAGACATGGAAAGtgaaaatatcgataaaatcctAAGAAAGAGATCTAGGTAAGCAAGTCGGTTATGCAAAtggaaggtgttaggcacccttcACATCCTTGGTACTCCAAGGGAACCATTGATCATATCTGTTGTTTGCCTTATTATGAGTATCGAAAGGTGAGTGGGTTTAAAACAAGAAAAGGAAAGGGAGAGGTTGTATTTTTTATTATGCTTGCAAAGATTTGTTTGAACATCCCATGCCTACGTACCCCCCAAGTGCAATGAAGGATCAAAGTTTTGTAGTTCACCTAAAAGGTTGttttgtttgttggttgattttatttGAGAAAGTGATAATAGGCCTTCCCACTTAAGATAATGTTCATTATACATCATTTTGTTCTTGCTTGCTCTTTTGTTATCCACCCTTGTGGCCGGTTAATTGCGAGGCTAAAAGACACTCGGCTTACAACACTGGTTGGGTGCTTGGTATATGGACCAAGTAAGTGCGGGGGTTAAACGTAAAGTgaagtttgtgttttttaatctTTGATTAAGTTGATTCCTTTATTAGGTATTTTACAAAGTGTTTTGACATGCAAAAAGGGTGGTTTTCTAagttatggacaaaggatggTGGAAAGTTTTTCATGCAAAAAATTAACTTTAGTTTGAATGGTTGGTTTTAGTTTAAGGCATTAAAGCATACAACCTCTAACCTATCCCTCATACAAAGTACCATACCCCTATCTAAATATAGTATCCATAGTATCCTTATTACATCACTTTGAAAAGCAAGAAAGATAAACTAGTCCTAAGGTGATATTTCCCCTCCACACATGGAATTTCAAAGACAAAAGGAAATGTGAAAGAAACTAATCAAATGAAGAGATAAGGCATCTCTTAGTCTCTTGCTGGTATCACATGATTTGGAATGGCTCTTCCTCGTTGCAATTTTCTTTTTCATCATGTATGGATGTAATACTCTCGAATGTAACAAGAAGAGAAATAATGCTAATACAATGACTTAACAAATTTTAAACTATAACATATAATCTAAATTGTTAGTAAACTTCAAAAGATGAAATGGAGAAGTGTGATTCCAGAATGACATATATTTTTTTGTATATTTTTCTCATGTAAGGAAGAGCACATTTGAACATGGTTATCAAGGCACGTCACAAATGGAATGCAAACTAAACATGCTTTCTAgacaaaatgaaatgaaatggaaaaagATCAAAATGCAAAAACACTTAACATATGAAATGATACATAGTGAGATCAGAATCAAATATAATTGAGACACATCATTAATCATGCAAATTGACAAAATGGGAGTCAAAATAAGGCATGCTAGCAAGGTATAAACCCTAATCTACAACATGCTTGAACATTAGACCAAAAGTGCAAGATGTAAACATGATATCAAAAACATTTGGGAAGATGAAATGAAACAAAATATAACCATATATCATTTATGAACCAATTTAAAACACTTAGGATTTTCAAACTTTGGAAATGAATGAATAATGAACCCTATGTTCAAACTAAATGAAAGATGCTTCAAAATAGAAAGCTAAAAAGAAGAGAAGTGTAACCTATTGCATGAGGATCATTCACAAACATTTTGGGATTTTTATCAAGTAATTTAAAATTACTATGATTTAAATACATTACAAATAATACCTAAAAGGAGAAAAAGATTTTTTATTTTCTAATGGTCAGAAAAATAAACATAAATCATattatggaagagaaaaataatcccgacaactttcatgttggacattTTTTCAAATTCCAAACGGGATGAGAAAtattaaataaacaaaataaatagaaaaaatagaaaaaataataaaaattcaaTCCAGTGGAAATTAGGGGGACAAGGCCTATGGTAAGCCAGCGCGCAGATCAATCCATTCCCCTTATTAATAAGGTGGCTCAGTGTGAGCCACCAGATCCAATGAAGACACACCATAGCGCGTGTTTCTTAAAGCATAGGaacaaaaacaaattcaaattTTGGAGGGACCACACGTCACACTCCCATTGGTCCAATTTGAATTTTTGGAAGGAGGGGCGTGtggtcgcctgagaagacgaccaGGCAACCATGGGCGGTGGCCGGTTTCTGGAAAAATGTAAAAAGCTTCAAAATGAAAAACTCAAAAGAGCAAAGTTGCTCAAAATTTTATGGCGAGCAAGATGATAGGATCCAAAATTATTTATGAACAACCAACAATGCAAATCAAAGTTGGTACCAAAATGAAACCCTGGACTACAAATTACAATTAAATGCTACTCAAGTCATGAAATGCAATTAAATGGCATAGTGATCATCAGGAACAAATTTCCAACAACATGGCATCAAGAAATTCACAATTTGGTTCAAGTTATATACCTCTTGAAGATCACTCGAATGACTGACTTTAAAGCAATGGTTCTCCCTCCACATGTCATTATTTTGCTTGCTTCAAGTTGTCACACCTTCACCAAACTTCAGAGAACCTTGTTGAGCTAATGGGGAAGCTTGAGTATGCTCGAGTTTGGAAAACCTATTCAAAGTTCAAAGGTTCAAATGTAAAATATGCAGAGGTTCAATGGCTATCTAAGCTTAGAAATAATAGTGTAGTagcctctatttatagagggGAAATGTGTTGGTCATTTGCTAAATGATTTCAATTAGGTTAGAGGGAAAATGTAGTTTTGATTAATCTTGCCAACCAAGTTTGGTGagtgttagggaccaattagtactactttttatatcattttattggtccctttttccaagttttgatgtaattacacacttttattctcactattttgtataaatgcaattaggtttaatttattttgttttgaatagttatttcacatatatgttagttttgtagaatttttggatgagagagcttttggaatgcaacaTTATAATATGGAAAAGgtgttgaatgcaatgtgtgttggtgtaagccctagaggccaatacttttggtacttgtatcgaattatttattaataataaaaggctttttctttattacgtttgtttaataaagtccctagaatagttagtctgtttaatgtatcaagtatgacttaatcatgagatcacattaaacataaggacactattcttaaagtatccgtagtcgagctttagtgtgaagtgggataacattaaagcattaagactattatgtttgtagactgatgatcacatctcatggatcatggataaagagttatcaagtcttaaacataggtatgaatattaagagtaatatttataccggattgacccgctatgagaatactatatagaaagttatgcaaagtgtcataagttattctcatggtgataatggtgtataccactcttcgacctgaaaccactatggaccctagatgtagagtcgagtgctttattgttgatccaacgttgtccgtaactggataaccataaagacagttgatgggtactccacgaagcatgctaagggacatgagtgacctagatggaattttcccatcctgcgtaacaggataaatgtctatgggcccaatattgaactggacaaggatgacacggtctatgccttgtgttcaatatagacataagggcaaaagggtaattatacacataattattatcatagatggttttgtcagatcacatgacattttcgtgtcttgggtagcagtgatgtgttgctagataccgctcactgtttattatattaaacgcgtgatttaatataattgccaacgtcgcgaaaacctacagggtcacacacaaaggacggattgatgagagatagagtaactaaggaataccgtaaggtacggtgcccttaagtgaattatagaacatcttaagatacggtgtacttgagtagaatacgaaatatggtaaggtaccatgggcttaagtgattttgggcatattataagatatgggccaaaatacacttaagtgggcttttagcttgaagcccacacaagtggttctataaatagaacccttgtgcagaagcattcatagcgattgcattattttcgttttctctcactctctctctcactcaaagccttcattcgtaccagctagcactgagattgaaggaacccgttcgtgtggactgagtagagacgttgtcatcgttcaacgttcgtgatcgcttcgtggatctgcatcaaaggttttgatcgtcacaagagatctgcaccaaaggtttcaatagtcacaagaggtaaatattctatcactgatcatgaccattcgtaaggatctctaaaggagaaaattttaattttcgctgcgttttggaccgcaattctccttcaatgTGGGGGCCCAATTTTGGAAGAATACCACttggaagattttggatgaagcttgcaaagcaaggaagctgagatagcttcagttcgcgccgcgaacctcCTTCGtgccgcgaaggctgcgaatccagcaagctgattttggGCCAAGGGTGCTGTTTTTCATGACCAGctgtttttgccattttggtgtcttccttggaatagcttttctgccTTAGATGGGAAATGATCAAATgaggaaatgtcaaccctttttaGAAATTTAGAATGGAAATTGATATGTATTCCATTATTCATTATTATTCAAAAATTGAGACATTGAGattttttgtaagagagaaaaacagagtttttcttccattgcattttgctttgtaaaatgatgatgaggagctaaactccattttgtcaagattggaggtagtagctattctcatttgtttatgtattccatttgatatatatatatatatatatatatatatatatatatatatatatatatatatatatatatatatatatatatatatatatatgataaaagattgttgatgtattgaatactgtttttgccctaagttgaaaatcagatttgagtagttgttgaaagaggttatttgagtcttgacataaaatagattttcaagtagtgaataagttgtagagatagatttattcattactcttcttttgtatcaaccgttaaagattgttatattgatggttaggtggagagatcgtctaaggatcaatatagtgattatcacaatatcatttagacataaatgactttgagaggatacttgaacatcatcaataatcttaaatctatatagttatcataaaGAATCATAAGCACTtagaatagtgaactccaatcttgccaag encodes:
- the LOC127129127 gene encoding ubiquitin C-terminal hydrolase 12, producing MKKEHKNEEMFETHNYTIIKVVQDEDLEKQVGNNICFDLVAPDKVKTFHVSKVTTFNHFKKKLATVFGIPAQFQRFWVFAWRRNQTFRPSRPLTCIEELGSIGQLTVGNHENFDLENEDKLTFFLEVERGRDLCPVALLNLEKDDILLFFKLYDFEKETLRYVGRLFVKSRGKPSDILARLNEMAGFDSEQEIELYEEIRFKPNVMCEPVDKKLTFKASELENGDIICFQKSLAMDCKKRFPFPDVTSYLKFVHIYEIPYSSFSQRIGRLKIMEEQNKIIIAEEANVHRNTAAQRSEVDIETTKDESSSKRNNSEFIVDSEEVDALIEDDVIDVIDKVLSEEISISLRSQHSVLGLEARKLDPNLPQQLLQELRDIAFKDDLVENLKKGFTRKVNFNSIKERIDANADVFSSWQLEHVNVIVNLLNKVVTMFDKLENLKKERNTAEKCTEEDNQELKRKRQKILVSKASFTNHQTELKSLDVQIADLKGKLEKLQGDRVKMVEMQDQEKDKITSFNKEVKSIIYRLADEKMKLKSVECNILEAQTELESHEKMYKTFRTSPPF
- the LOC127126627 gene encoding uncharacterized protein LOC127126627; the protein is MCTQHQELDNSFSKSLLTNAPNTTTQLQCPPTVLNFELIPETRKTTKKQRENTHNLARSTYQIDVDFAEFLDERAFGMQHYNMEEVLNAMWGPNFGRIPLGRFWMKLAKQGS